DNA from Castor canadensis chromosome 3, mCasCan1.hap1v2, whole genome shotgun sequence:
CAAATTTACACATTCTAAATACACTAAACATATCTAATGAAGTCACACTGGTCTTCCACTGACATTTGATGTATCTGGGTGAAAGACATTAACTTTACAAGACTTTTTAACACGAATCCTTAGTATAAAAACTGTGTACTTGTATGTAAACGGTTTAATGGGGAACCCAATTAATGGGCTTCCATCTCCACTAAGTCACCCATTttgttgcatattttatttaaacgCTTAAGGGGTAGGACAAACTGATATTTAAATCTGGATACATTATCTAAATCTCCCACTACCCCCAATGAATTGTAGATGAAGCTGATTTTGTCTGGTCCCAAATAGCTATTAGtattaatttttgtttccaaGAGAATAGCAGAatagattgaatttttttttttccacactgGAATGTAGACCAGACAAGCTTAACCTGCTACTTCAGATCTATGGAAGCGTTAATGCCTGTTTAAGCTTCAGTGGAAAAGCTGTCTTCTTGGCTTAGCTGTATGCAAGAAGATGCAAAGAAGAAGTTCTTCATCATTGTGTCTGAAGTAATTCCAGCATCTTGCATCTCATACCTAAATAAGGAATATGCAAAATTCTGAATTTAAGTCTTTGCAAATCACATAACAAATAAAGCAACAGGACTTTAACTAGCCTTCCAATTACCTTTAAGGCTATCATTTTTATGCATATTATGGAAGTTATTAGCAAACAcacaatgtcactttttttttggcgggactggggtttaaactcagggcctacaccttgcgtcactccaccagcccttttctgtgaatttttttttttttttctgccaagatagggtatcacaaacaaagccctggctgactttgaacctcaatcctcctgacctctgcctccagaatagctaggattacaggcacgagcaaTTGGTGCCTGGCTTAAAGAATGTCACTTCAGATATCccacttgttttaaaataaaatcaccttACCAATCACTGAATGACATCATGTAATAAATAGCTGGCCTCTGAAAATCATTAAAAGCAGATGGTTCATGGAAAGAATCTGCTCCCATGTTATCAAAGATAAGCCAATCTCCCACATTCAGCTCAGGAAGAAGACAGCTTTCCACAATTTGATCAAGCTCATCACAGGATGGACCCCAAAGACTGCTTGTAAATAAAGGCtcatctttcttgtctttctgtaggaaaataaaagttttattttttaaaaactcaaattcttaCAAGTACTGAATTTGTGATTAGGAAGCATTTTTCACTATGTAAGGTTCCATGTGTAGGGCCAAGCACAAGAAGAATAATACCATTAAGCATCAACAGCACCATGACCTCCACACCAAGGCAATAAACTGAAGGGGCTCAGCTAAGGTATATGAATCCTCAAAAGAGCATTTTCCTCATTCCAATGTAGTTCTCAAAAAATTGGGTATACTTTAAAAACAACAGCTaggtttttactttatttttctttgggggGATGGTATAGGGAAggactgctggggattgaatccagagccttacATATAGTAAGCATTGAGCTATACTCCCAATTCCTATGGACTGGTTTTTAAACTGccaaataaattttagtatttGTGGTAAAACTTGCCTTATGAACCTCTGGAATGGTATTTAAGTCCTCAGACAGTTTACTTGCAAAAGAACCATAAACACCATCATTCATATAATACATGAACACTGGTTCATCGCTCCTGGTTTTTTCTACtgaaaacaggaaagagaaagatgaatttGTAGTGAAATGTTAATATAAAACACATCATCAAATAGGCTTGAGTTAGTATCTATAAAACAAGTTAacgtaatttttacatttttaacttaaaaaaaaaaaaaaaaggactgctaTATACGGACATCTGAAGATAAGACTTAGCCTAAAAAAACCCTGATACTTCCCAAAAGATGACTGATGAGCCCATGAAAAGTGCTCTACATCACAAGCCATTCAGTAAATAAAGTTAAAACCACTATGACACACTACTACACCACACACAAATTTAAGTAAACTTAAAACCTGATGAAAGTACCAGTGAAGGTGGGGAGCCACTAGAATTCATGTGCATGCATCACCAGTGGGAAGGTAAAATGGTACAATCACCTGACACCTTTGAAAACACCCATACTCTGACCAGCAATTCTTAgtaaacaaaatcaacttatttcTTGGGTTTTTAAATACCACTCTCCACAAAGTGAACCAGGACTCGATGAAAAACAACCGATTACAGTACTAAGGCAGAAAAAGGATGAAATGAGCCTGGTACATCTTGACAGACCAGAAACTAAAATGCTCAGAAAATTGGGGTGTGTCAAGATTATATAACCTATTCACTACTGACAAGTCTcaattaatacattaaaaataataagagaaggaaaaactgttccttttgatttttaaacgGTATCACTacgtagcccatgctggcctcaaactcactattctcctgccttagcctccaagtgctgggattacaggcatatgccaccatgcctgacaaaAAGCTGGTCTTTAAAGGTCAACCAGTAAAGACAATAATAAGAGTTCATTTCATTAATAATGCTAGAAGTAGCAAAGTGATGAGAAACATTACATAATCTCACATCACCTTACCACTTCATAATGCAGAAACCTGTCTGATACCACCTCAACCTGGTGTCAAAATCAgcgtaaaaaataaaaacattaacacATGCACTGAGAATAACACAATATCCTGTTAAACGTGTGTAGCCAGAATTCAATCAGGAGGAATCACTGGATAAATTCAAACTGAGGGACACTAGAACACTActcttcaaaaataaagaaatacaaaggagACAAAACAAATGCAATGCACAGTCCTGAGGACTCCCCAGGCCACAGTTTAACCCACAGTTAAAAACACAATAGATACATTAGTATAAAACAGTATTTCCTACAGTGATACTGGCTGATAGGACAGAGTAATGCTTTTACTGGTTTGGCTGGAGGATTGATTAAAAGACTTTGTTGGGCATATTATGCCAGAAAGTATGGAGCAGGTTCTTCCTTTGGACTCATTTGAGGCAAGAAGCGTGTAACAGATCACAATCAAAGTGGCTTTGAAGAGAGCTGGAATCATGAAGTCTTATGGAATGGAACCTTGGCTATAGTCCCTTGAAAAGCTCCACTGCCTCCTACAGATGTATGAAAAACACTCATAACCTCACAATCAACTATTCACATCCAGACTAACTGGAATTATCTACTAACAAAACCAAATCATAAACTTCAAAACTTACCTCCAGAGGAAATTGTATCATTTTCAACAACTTTCTTAGCAATGATATTAACTGCAAGTGTAAATGCAGAAGACACATAGTAGCTTCCAGGTTCTGAAATTATCTTAATGCCAGAGCCTTCTGGAAAGTAGATATCCAACAGAGGGCTGATAACGTGATTAACCTATGGATTTAAAACCCCAGATTATGGCTTCAGTGCTGCACTGCAGAATTCTCAAATTAAGAGACTGACAGCTATTAATGGAATTCTCTAGGAAAATTAAGCAGCTCTAATTAAAGACTAGGAAGCCTATTTATTTAGCAGGTATCTTCAAGTAATCAATTAGGCTTTCAAGTCGCAGTTCATTTTGTAACTATAGCACAATGACATCAGTTTAAATATCAGGTAATTGTTAACAGAAGATTGCTGATTGCTCCTAAAGaagcaaaatttcaaataatagttTCTAGATAttacagaacaagaaaaaaaaaagaatgagagggcAAAAAGCAGGACTCATATAACTGGCTATTTCAATGCAAGTTGTTCAAGGTTTCTAAACGAGTTCATTTGTAACATAAGTACATAAACACAACTGAAACAAaatttttgtggggctggggattgtggctcagtggtagagtgcttgcctggcatgcatgaggtcaAGATTTCAATGCCCAGcatcataaaacataaaattttttgtCACAATGTGATAAGGTTcaaagaatttaaaacttttcagtTAGCTACAACTTTTCATTTCCTGTTCATTTTCTTAGAATCTAAGTTTAAGATGTTACAGGTCATTTAGTTTCTGCTACTGTAAAAATCCTGATTTATATACCCACCAATTTAATAGCAAAGAATAGACTATTCCAATATATATTTACCTCTTCCAACTGGAATTCAGTTCCGGTGAAGCCTCCACCAATGTCTAACATGTTCATTTTAAATCCAAATTCTccctaagagaaaaaaacataaatatgtttCCAAATTGTAATGGACATGAGAAcactaaaaatactttaaaaaacctTCCCAGGAAGGGAAGTATCTGTTCTGACCTTTAGTACATCGttctttggttttaattttatattttgagacatggtctcgccacccaggctggacttacaactccttgaaaactaggattacaggtgtgcactaccatgcttaatttctttggtttttttattaACAAAATTCAAGATTAACTCAATGTGATGTATACTATCCTCCCCTTGatctttctgtgttcttttaGACATGGTAGTAAATTGTCATCATGCACgtgaattattaaaaatgaagtatCTGTCATGTTAAGTGTAACAAGAGTAAGTCACGCTGGCAGAATACTGAGTCCTAGTCTTAAATTACATCCTGGCGTAAAATACCAAAATAAGTTCAGAACTTACAGCCATGTCAAACACACATCGAGCATCAGATAGAGCATGTACGTATACTTGAGATTCTTTGCAAGCACTTGAAACATGAAATCTGAAAGAAACAGAGCAAtaaatttaaaggagaaacacaTGAAGTACCTCCTGTAAATCCTTTCAATTACAATTCACCCTATGGATACCATTCTACATGTTAACTTCACCAAATAAGAAGAGTGGCATCTAAATTATCAAGTTACAATGTGAACTTTTTAGAAATGGCAATGTTTGAACAATACTGTGATGTTATAAACAAAAACTTTAACAATGCCAGTCAGTCATGTTTCACAGCATGCTCCCCCCCCGCCCAGTAGTAAGGTTTGAACTCCGGACCTacgctttgagccactccattaccccttttttaaatgaagggttttttcaagataggatgtcaagaactatttgccatggtTTTAAGCCACAGCATGCTTTTATGTATATGGTAAAGTAACAAGCATTCTCAATTGAATGggatcacttatttatttatttatttatttatttatttatttatttatttatttatttatttatttatttatttgcagtactggggttttaactcagagtctcacacttactaggcaggcactccatcacttgagccacaccaccagcctggcccttttttgtattgagtatttttgagatagagtcttggaaactatttgccatgaCTGCCTTAAAACAATCCTTCTGAaccctcctcctgagtagctgagattttcaggtatgagccaccggcacgTGGTTAGGCACTACAAAATCTTTCAATTTGATctgaacaaatataaaaatgtttgcaGGAAAAccaaagacaggagaaaaaatgtgtctttattgGAGATAAATACAAATGAACATTAATTCAGCGGAGTAATAGTCATTCCTATTAGTATTATTTCTTAGGGGTACTTAAATCTTCAGAAAAGAAAGCTACAATTTAACTATGCTTGCATACAAAGAGGCATAGAAAGATATACAATCAACTATACGTTTTTATGACCATTTACAAAAACAGTACCTTTTACCATAGTAAAAGAGCCTAGCAGTAGACTGGCAACTCAGAAAATTTGGGGCTTGAGTTACTTCATTAGTTCTAACACTGTGAtcacattattttttgttttctcacatAGCACCTCATTTCAAAACAGTAGTAGTctgaaatgtggctcaagtggtagagtacctgcctagcaagggtgaggctctgagttcaagttccaataatgccaaaaaagaaaggtctCAATAAATGTCAGATGGGATGATTTAGCCCTATGAAACATCAAAATGGAACCCTGGttgctcatgcctacaatcctagctactcaggaggcagagatcaggaggatcgtggttcaaagccagctcggacaaatagttcttgagaccctatctggaaaatacctattACAAAaaatggctagtggagtggctcaagtggtacagcacctgcccagcaagtgtgaggtcttgggttcaaaccccagtactgccacacacacacacacacaaagaataaaaacataaaagaaatggtTTAGGCTTGGGATGGAGCTCAGAGTGCTCACTTAGTATGAGTGAAATCCTAGGAtccccaccctccaaaaaatGGATTTAATTACACTGTacttggtattttattttgtctattaGGAGGAGGGGATGCAGTTATAAAActgtatgaataaagaaaaagtatttattttaagtaaGAAAACGTGTATTACAAAGCTGAAAGAAGATGAATTGTAGATTTCATGTAAGTTAAGTCTTAAACCAGAAAGGCAgattatcaccaaaaaaatgcaatttaaaacaaatactcaCTTAACCCCAATTATTTGGACATCAAGTTCCTTAGCACATTCCAAAAGATGCCTACAGTTCTTCAGAGTAGTGCCAAACTTCATGTTACCCTCTTCACCTCCAATATTATCTTCTGTTGCAATATGTAGTAAGACCCTAAGAGAAGGGGAAGATGATTGGGGCAGAGTTGGTTTACATCATCATCAGCACATGTGAAGCCTGAAGATTGTAGAATTGTTGATTATGTTGCCAGCGCTCCCAAATCCAGCCATGAAGAATCAAGTGAACCTAATGAAAAACAATCCTGTATAGAGAAAAAACTAGCAATTAGGGCCTAAGGCATGAAGCTTACAAGGATGGGATTTTGGAATATGCAGCAAGTTAAGACTGTTGTAGCAGGAAGAGTCAGTTGGGCTCTGTAATGAAAGATGACATTACTTTCAAATGAAGTCCATCAGTCCATAAATCCACCTAGAAAGACTAAATTGAATAGCAATGCCATCCAtgtctttcaaaaaaaatcaGGGCTTTACAACATCTTCAAGGTTAGCTAACCCTTTACCATGAACAGTCTTCTATTAATCTTTTACATATTTACAAGTTTCTAACTGAAAAAACTGTGATACTTTAGTTAGTGTATGTACCTAAACAGCACCCTTTTAATTTACTGGATTCAAATCTGTCATTTCCTCCCAAAATGGGATGACCGAGACAAAATGATAAAGGCTTACTGAATTTCTCTATAAGCAGTAGTTTACTGTAAGCCACTAGAAGCTACAAATGTATAAATGTTTCTAAAACTTTTTTCCAAAGAAGTCTGAAGAATAATTAACGGTCAAAAGGCAAaactaataaaagcaaaattattttaagggCAGAATCAGATATTGAGAATGTAACATTCAGCTTACAATCTAACACAGTGAATAAATACACCAAGTCAAAGCTTATCTTTGATCACAGCGGGCAGATTTTTCAGAAAAAGTGATTCCCTACAATTTTTCCAAAAAGGCCTTTATGTAAGTAAGTTAAAGGTTTTTAGAATAATCAATGCTGAAAGGGGACCTTAGGAAAACCATtaaagtcaaaaagaaaattgcagatacacagaaacaaaacacaTAGTTATGGTCCTAATTTGATGATCATACCAAATTTCCTGAGTTAGATTTGAGATCTCTCAAACTGCTCTTATAAAGGATCAGATATAAGTAGTCAATAAAATGGTATTAACATTTTCCATAAAGGAACTCTTAAGTTATAGTTATAATACATACCAATGCACTATGATTCAAGCCCCTTCTTCTTCTGGTACTAAAGACAAAATGAACCCCCCCCCTAAGTAGTAATGATGGTATCCCTGAGGTACTTAGTTTTACACTTACTTGGCATGTGGGTGATTACGTGCAATTTTCTTCAATTCAATTTCATTGTCACATGTCATGATATTTACTCCAACTTTTGCTGCATACTTTATCTGAGAAATTTGCTTGCAAGGACTTATGTAAATGATGTTTTCTGGAGATACACCCAATTCTTGCACTAAAACCATCTCATTCTGTGAAATAGATTTTGACCACTGTCATTTATAAGGCaaaatttgtttacttttcatttgACTACTatcttttactctttttctccCAGGGCCAagggttgaacccaggggctTATGagcactaggcaagtgctctaccattgttCTACTCCCAGCTCCAAAGTTATTTTTTGGTTAAACTAAAATGTTGACTACATAATGTCACAGTTCACTTTTTGTTAATTCTTTCCTATCATTACAttgctacttaaaaaaaatacctttaaaaagagaaatctcatagtttataaatatttgctaGTCAAAAGTAGCTTGCTTGGTCTAGAGCTAGCTAGCTGGACTTAGAGCTtctaagaatgaagaacaaatcCAAATTTTGGATTAGTAAGGAGAAAGCTTCTAAAAGGCTCATTACTGTGAAACTTGCCTTTTgttggcattttaaaaatgttgccacattaagtttaaaaaaagaaagaaaaatacttactTTGTTGGAACAAGCAAACCCAATTCCAAGAGCTGCCAAAATCTCAAGTACAGCTGGAGAAGAGTTGCACTTCACTGTGTAAAATGGCTTTATCTGGGCCACCACATTCTGCCATTGACTGTGTTTCTTCACAATCTTTCCAAGATCCCCcacaaaaaatgcatttttccctGTCTGATATGGTtatggggagaaaaaaaacaaaaacaaaaaccaagaaccATTGAAAATAGACCAGGTTTCACATACCAGGTACACCAGGTAAAGCTTAGAGTAATTTAGAGCttagtaaacatttttttttcttcttaaacttcactttttctggcatattttctctctcattttttgctttattttcttctagacatctcactatgtaggccaggctgggcaatcctcctgcctcagcctccccaagtgctaggattataagcactAGCCACCACACTGGGCTAAATACAAACTTTCTATTTCAATTTTCAGaatcaatgtcattttttttacccgggggggggggggcggcagCAGGTGTGGTCCTCTGTGGTGCTGAGGACCAAACCTTGATCTTGTACACTAGGCACGTGCTCTAACATTaaactacatcctcagcctctAGACTCAATTTTACTTCTTAGTAATAGTAATGGTTGCGTGAAGGAGAGACCAAATTCATGTTAGCGGTTCAGGATGTAATTTTCTAATACAATGAGTTGACTCCAGAATGCTAAACAAAGCAAGATCTCCTTAAATTTTATGTCATAAGCCAGGCATGCTAGTGCATACCCATAaacctagcaactcaggaggcagagttcaaggTCACCTTGGACTACATTACGGAGCCCGTCTCAACCCCTGCTCCAACCTCCCCCTTCGCCAAAATGCAcataaagaaaagataatgagGAAGAAGCctcattaggaaatattttggcGCGGGGGGGGGGGGACGACGACGACACACGCCAGACagcagcagtactggggtttgaacttagggccttatgcttgccaaggaagcactctaccacttgagagtcATACCCCCAGCTGGGAAACAATTTTTAAGGAGACAAAGTTGTTAGTTAAGTCTGTGCACAGAAATGGCAATGCGTAAGAGCCAGGTGAGGAGGTATATGCCTATAGTCTAAGCCACTTGGGGAGCTGAGGCCAAACGGTCACTTGAGCACGGCCTGAGCGACATAATGAAACCTTGGCTCAAAAGATAAACCCCAGTAAGAACACCCTTCcctctaaagaaaacaaagattctATAATGATCTTAAAATTGTGGCAATGGCTATTCTTCCTAAGACCAAAGAGATGGTTATATAGAGACCAGAGCATGCATTATTCATGTTAGatggcaataattttttttttgttttttgaaactggTCTGTTGCCTCATTCTCCCATGTGCTGAGATTATGGTGATGCTCCACTATGCAGTCTgtgaagcaatttttaaaatgtagtctagagaaagaaaaatacacaccaaaaaagagaatggaGATTGGGGTTTCAGTGTCAAGTTGAGACAACTTGAAAGGTTAACTAAACCAAGTACTTTCATCAAATTAAGGTCTTAGAAGTTAAGAACACACtgatgccaggtgctggtgactcacacatggtttgaggcaaatagttcacaagacccccccagctccaaaaattaaccagagcaaaatgagttcaaactctaattccaccaaaaagcaaaacaagacaaaaacaacaTACTGGTATGTTTTCAAATTTGGAAAATTATAAACACCAAGTTTGCTTACCAGAGTATGTTCATAAACATAGTTATCAATAACATTTTCGAGATTTGTTCCTTCATCCAACACACCAACGGAGTAGTTTGCATCATCAATAAATCCTTTCATCTCAGCCGTATTCCACAAAGCCGAAAGTCATAAACCAGGAAAAACAAGAGATGGGCCACCAAGCCTGTGTCTGGGTCCTTAGAATATgcaacaaactgtcaaaatagaaattatatcaaagTCCGCATTATTCCAATAGTTAAATGATGTATGAGTTTTAGTGAAAATGTGCCAAGTGCTTAATTTAGTGAGGAATTTATGGGATCATTTAACACTTTCAGCTACACTGAACCTTTAATATCCACTTcaataaatgcatattttaaacattaaaaaaacaagtgaaaTGTAATTTTTACTGAAAAGGTAACCAACACTTGTACCACATAACATTAGCATTGCCAGACTGtatacaaatgtaaataaaactctagagtaaatgaaataaaaaaatgtctAAATGTTAGCTCAAAACAAGAACTAAAACTGAGCTGGCAACTGCCATAAATACAAAACTCCATCATAACTGGAAACTATGTTTAAGTTGTGTACCTATATGTCCTGAACCATTTACTAGgctctataaattttttttttttttttgagacagggtcttgatacagacctcaggctggccttgaattctccatGTAGCCTGTCTGCCCTGGAACTGTTGATcctccctacctcagcctcctgagtgctaggattacagacattacAGGAATCTACCACCACTCTTGGCTTTTCCTCCTTCATAATCAACCAATCAAATAACTTCCCCCTCCTCCAGGTCACCAACTCTACTCTGGAGCAGCACATCATGACAAAGTAAGTTTATCTTCTTTGCTGAATTTTATGGGTCCTACTCACTGTTGGTGATGATTTCTGGTTACACATTAATAATGGGCATAGACCAGCTATCCTGGCAACCTATTTTAAAGCTTGCGCAGCCTTTCTTATGTCCTTGATTCCTCCTATCACTCCCTCCACCTTCCACTGCCCCATGCTAGACTTCACCTTGACTGTTGGCCCTCTTGAAAGTACACTCATTTTCCAAACAAAGTGCTGGCTTTATGGCTGCATCAGAATGAACTGCTCAGCTGCAGTTATTAGTCAAGTCTcacaaaaatataatacatagttttaactttgaaaacattaacaGCTTCATTTCTAAGAAGCCAACTACATTCAGTTCAACCCATCAAATGTCTTTCATAGTACAGTGGAGACCAAAGAGTCAAAGATACTTACTTTACCAAAGGAGTTAATTTAGGTATAACTGCATGATACCTATAATGCAGTGAAGTGAAACCACAGCCTAGACAATTCTCTAAAGAATGTTATACCCAGACTGATGTAAACCTGTGCTCCCAAGTAGACACTGTAGGCCAAGGATGCCTAACTCCAGCCAGAACATCACTTTTAGGGGGATATTCAACtaggcacagaaagaaagaaggctgCTCATTCAAAAAAGATAAATGTCAAAGTAAATATTAAGAGCAAGGGAGGAACTTCCTGTTAAGTTTAGCATCACTGTTTTAACAGTGTcagttttcatttattctattaACTaggtagaaaaaatatttaaccaAAATGCTTATTTAGTCTACACAGATGTAGTGGCCCACACTGGTAATCTTAGCACTTAAAGCAGGATGAGAAAGAATaatggagttcaaggccagcccagcctacatagtgagaccttgtctcaaaaaaactta
Protein-coding regions in this window:
- the Azin1 gene encoding antizyme inhibitor 1 isoform X1, with amino-acid sequence MKGFIDDANYSVGVLDEGTNLENVIDNYVYEHTLTGKNAFFVGDLGKIVKKHSQWQNVVAQIKPFYTVKCNSSPAVLEILAALGIGFACSNKNEMVLVQELGVSPENIIYISPCKQISQIKYAAKVGVNIMTCDNEIELKKIARNHPHAKVLLHIATEDNIGGEEGNMKFGTTLKNCRHLLECAKELDVQIIGVKFHVSSACKESQVYVHALSDARCVFDMAGEFGFKMNMLDIGGGFTGTEFQLEEVNHVISPLLDIYFPEGSGIKIISEPGSYYVSSAFTLAVNIIAKKVVENDTISSGVEKTRSDEPVFMYYMNDGVYGSFASKLSEDLNTIPEVHKKDKKDEPLFTSSLWGPSCDELDQIVESCLLPELNVGDWLIFDNMGADSFHEPSAFNDFQRPAIYYMMSFSDWYEMQDAGITSDTMMKNFFFASSCIQLSQEDSFSTEA
- the Azin1 gene encoding antizyme inhibitor 1 isoform X2 → MKGFIDDANYSVGVLDEGTNLENVIDNYVYEHTLTGKNAFFVGDLGKIVKKHSQWQNVVAQIKPFYTVKCNSSPAVLEILAALGIGFACSNKNEMVLVQELGVSPENIIYISPCKQISQIKYAAKVGVNIMTCDNEIELKKIARNHPHAKVLLHIATEDNIGGEEGNMKFGTTLKNCRHLLECAKELDVQIIGVKFHVSSACKESQVYVHALSDARCVFDMAGEFGFKMNMLDIGGGFTGTEFQLEEVNHVISPLLDIYFPEGSGIKIISEPGSYYVSSAFTLAVNIIAKKVVENDTISSGEKTRSDEPVFMYYMNDGVYGSFASKLSEDLNTIPEVHKKDKKDEPLFTSSLWGPSCDELDQIVESCLLPELNVGDWLIFDNMGADSFHEPSAFNDFQRPAIYYMMSFSDWYEMQDAGITSDTMMKNFFFASSCIQLSQEDSFSTEA